In Cyprinus carpio isolate SPL01 chromosome A1, ASM1834038v1, whole genome shotgun sequence, the following proteins share a genomic window:
- the LOC109070258 gene encoding galectin-9-like: MYPLSHRFEVDLYHESDFVLHLNPRYDEGSGYVVHNTYQNNVWGKEETKSQTPFPRGQLFALQILVTLSSYKISAHGKPFSEYKQCMPFSDVDRVYVKGMVELNLVAFQYLAPHHAAPPGSFTVPYKSIIRGGVQPGKLFIIQGVILDNRMEIFLRHKTGIAFYYSPRFEENMVVCNSYEDGMWGEQEQSELVLFKRGEPMQVDVHTHDFINPSVFLVK, from the exons ATGTATCCACTCTCACACAGATTTGAAGTGGACCTTTATCATGAGTCTGATTTTGTTCTGCACTTGAACCCTCGCTATGACGAAGGATCTGGGTATGTAGTGCACAACACCTATCAGAACAACGTCTGGGGCAAAGAGGAAACCAAATCCCAAACTCCCTTCCCGAGAGGCCAGCTGTTTGCTCTGCAGATCCTCGTCACACTGAGCTCATACAAG ATAAGTGCCCATGGGAAACCCTTCTCGGAGTACAAGCAATGTATGCCATTTTCAGACGTGGATCGTGTCTATGTGAAAGGAATGGTGGAACTGAATTTAGTAGCCTTCCAGTATCTCgca CCCCATCATGCTGCACCTCCAGGATCTTTT ACAGTCCCATATAAAAGCATCATCCGTGGTGGAGTACAGCCTGGAAAACTCTTCATCATCCAAGGAGTCATCCTTGACAATCG AATGGAGATTTTTCTACGACACAAAACTGGAATAGCATTCTACTACAGTCCACGTTTTGAGGAGAACATGGTTGTGTGCAACAGCTACGAGGATGGGATGTGGGGCGAACAGGAACAGTCTGAACTTGTGCTGTTTAAAAGAGGGGAACCCATGCAGGTAGATGTACATACACATGACTTTATAAACCCTAGTGTCTTTCTGGTCAAATGA